GCTGTATTATCAAGCTAAGCAGTGGATGCGGCGCAGAGACGTCACCGCATTCGAGTTCAGTGACTTTTTGTATTCTCCTCATCAATTCCATGCAGATCGGCATCTTTTTGCCGAGTTTCAGCACGAAACAGGCGGGCAACATGGAGGAATTTGTACTAGTCAGCGGAGCATATGAAGGtgtgctaaaaaaaaaaaaataggagaCATTAAGTACACAAACTTAATTGCAaccaaatagaaaaaaattatacaataaaaaaataagaatttaaaaataaatactgaaAGTAATAAACAcgactttttaaaatacattattatataaatataaaaaattcaaaataaagttttaaagaaataaagaaagaaatttcgtCTAACATACCTCTTTCCCGTAGGACTCCTATTTACAGTTATAATATTGGACGTGGGCAGCTTGTGACCCGTTGAGCCTTCCATACAAACGGTTACCGAATAGCCAATCTTCCGTTTAATAATGGTGTCGGGATTCAAGATATCGTAAGTTCGATTTTCCTCATCTATCAAATCGTATGGCGAgacaaaatatgttaatttcattggATGACCGCCTCTTCTTCTTTCCAGAATTCCTACACCATAACATAGAGATAAAATACTTGTGcttataagtaaataattataaagaaattgatatataaaaaaataattaccaaCAGGACTCTTGTGAACTAAATTGAATGGTTCTTTCATAAATGTTTGCAGTTGTGCGAGAACACCCAAGTCAACTTCGAGTGATTGCAGGGCGCAGAATGCTTTGCATTTGACTTTCTTATCAGCGTTTAACTGATAAATCGATGCGAATCCTTCCAGCTGCGTGGTGAAATCAATAAAGTCTCCGCGCGACAGGGCCGATGCAAGCGCTTCACAGCTcttttacaaaacaaaagtAATAAGAATAGGAAGAcagaacaagaaaaaaataataataatattcattatgttTACTTGTTGCTCATTTTTTCCCTCATGATGGATTTTAACATCTCTGACAAGCCCTGACGGCTCTAATAGCACTTCCAAGAAGAACATATCAGAGGATATGAATATTTCTGTGCCAGACATCATAAACTTTAATCTGTGTAACaagataagagaaaaattagatttattttataaaatatgaattactaatcaataaattaatattacattatatttacataacagAAGTGAATTTAATTTAGTGTAATAAATTagactttatttaattacaacttgtattaataaacactaaataaatacaatacagaataaattcagaaaagtcactgataaaaaatcataaaaaagaaaagcataTTTAAAACTGCAAccacaaattttcaaaatgtaagCAAAAACTCACCCTAACTGTCTCGCTAAGCTTTCCAGACGTTCTACCATGGATTGGAAAGAAGTAACTTTGATGGAATGCTGTAGAGTGTCCAAACATTTCTGCAACTGATTCTTCTCTATGCTGTCAATTGCAAATCGCTTGTCCTATGTTTATGGGAAACAAAAAATCATATTCACACCTTGCGTCCAActgtaaaatgataaaataagcaaaaatCACTCACCAACATGGCCATACGCATGGTTTTGGCAGTTTCCACCAAAGGCTTGAACGTGGAAGCCTTAGAGCGCAATTTTTCCATCAGTAGCTCCATTTGCCATTCCTTACCCTTGTCAGAGGATGGTCCTCCTCCAGTAGAAGATGACCCCACTGTAAAAAAAGCTTCTTGTATAGATTACTGTCGATACTAGATGCACTGTTTCACTGTAAATTGTTCtgaccattttttaatttaaaaaatccattaaaaaaacaaagaaatgtagttataaaataaaaatgtattacaaaaatacaaaagtgcAATTATGTtccaaataaattcttttacaaaatgcaacattaataaataattaactaatttgaaacatttcagTGAATCTAtgtttttactaattttaataaaattttgtaaatttattgtgtaaaataaaagtgtatAATTAAAACCCTCACTtgatactttataaaaaaagcaatgtatcattaatgtgttttaaaattagacaatataattgaataagtTATACAAGCATGCAAATgtcgtaatttatttatctattaaataattttaaatatattagtttctataaaaatatttaaaagttttttcgcCGTTCTTCTGTTTGCAGTTCTAAGCATCAGGTTATGTTACGATTAGATTAGGTTAGAATGATTCCAGAGGTAATGGACGAACGCTGATATTACCGACCATATCGTCTTCGACAGAACATGgcttcataaattttcattacacacaataaaaaaattaataaattatttaacacaatgtGTGACAAACAATACAATGTTtaatgcattaataataaaactacgATTAATACAAGTAATTGATTTAACCTAATCTAATTCACTACCAGTATCCATTGCTCTCTTCTAATATCTAGCAAcggttttaattatttacgtatTTCGCTTGccgatatatataatattactaaatattatcCATATTGACAAGAAAACAGAATGTTTTGTGGTAAAGTATTTATCCATAATTCGATCAGACGATTATATCTCCAAATGGTTACAAGAATTGAATCGAGAGACTACGCCCGagattaaagtaaaaaaagatcCTCACCATGGGGTTTCTGCCCGTTGGTTGCATCCATGTGCCGCGCTTCGTGATTGACACGGATGTCGCGGACCTGACGCGAAGTCGCGCTCCTCTTTTGCACACTCACTATcgcggcgtcgcgacgctaCACGACGTTTTCCCCATCATGGCGAGATATAACGATGACGAAGATCGGCGGGAAACAGCGTGATCACGGTACGCAGATCTCGAGTTATGGCTGGCTTGTTTTCGCGGCACGCCTCACCTTTACGTTACGCCTGCTTTTCATTTTCATGCGACTGCTCCGACACTATTCATGAAATTCTTTTTCGTAAGCTAACCTAACCTATCCTATTCGTTTATCGCGCGTGCCAACAGATGTCACGAATCACCTTTCTTCTGCAGATTTCTTTCTTATCAATAACTTATAAAGTAATTCCAGGCGCGAATTTGTTGTgcgtaaaatacaaaaatgtaaaaaagtgactttttttttattaaaaaaatcttttaaaattatctacaTTTCGATCCTATAAATAGTATTAAAGAGTTTGATTCATAAAATGTCTTTTTGATCCACATTTTGACTGTTCTATTAAGAGGCAGAATTCTATATACATTTCACATGGCAAAAATGTATATGCATTTCTTCTCTTATGATTTTCTCTCGTTAAAAAGCATATAGAAAACTGAAAATTACGATGTGCTGTGTTTTAGATCTCTCATTACACATTAGTATCTGTATTTTACATAGTAAAATTACgtacaaaaataatctcaGTGTAtagaatacttttttatatacacttaATTAATTGCACAAGTGCAATACCAGACTTAAATCgctatgataatataaaaagaatcagACGGCGCGAATATCACACGCTGACATCGCATTCACtttgtcattaataataatagagacAAACGCGACGCAGCTTAAAGTCatggataaaattaattacctgTGCTTATTTAACGAGTGACAGTATTCTATTTCGGTATTTGTACTGTGGTGTATCGCTCTTAATCATATCGTTTCCGTGTCACACAAATTATTCCCCTGCTTTAATTGTGCCCCGATGCAAGCGAACAGCGATTTTCATCAAAGAATGACATCCAATTGGAAACGTAACGGGCggaaggggggaggggataagattaattatattgcttAGTTCCTTGAACTTATTACACAAAAAAGAATTCCTTAAAATTCCTAAAACACAAACAAGAAATACATTTGAGCAAGATTAAAACTGAGCTGTCATTTGATTCTCAATTCCGAAACGTACCAAAtcgaaattattcaaaattattctataaaaatactcgataaaaatgaatttctcATTGAATTCTTATGAAATTCATAAGAAAGAATCGAAAAGTCGttcgttataaatttttggtGTTTGGGTGGAAAGAGATACGTTTGTTCCAGAGTTTTGGAACCGGCGAGAGCACCTGCTCTAGGAACAAGTGTCTCTTCTCCTTCAAATTAAAACGCACATTGCACATAGACCTATCATACTTATCGTCTCTTTCGATCGTCCAAGCACGTCTGTCGTTATTATCACTGTTATCATACCTCATATTGCTGATCCGCCTATTGTTACTCGGCAAAATCGGCGCCAAGTTCTCTTTGTCCGGTGATTTCTTCGATATCGCGGGTGGATTACTTCTCTTGGTGATCTCCGTTTCGACTGCTTTCGCATCGACGAGCTTGGTTTGGCTCGAGTTCTCACCGTTCTCAACGGATACCAGGGGACTCATCTCCACGTAAAGGTCGCTCTCGTTCACGTCAAAGTCGTCCTTGCGATCCGCGAACGTGATCTGCCTTGCGAGTTTGCTCGCTCTACTGCCGAGGATCGGCGAGTCCGACAGAATGGCCTCTATTAGCGGCGTCTTCTTAATAGATTCTATCGCGCAACACCGCACAACCTCCCGGATCGCGTCTATCTCGCGCTTCTCGGCGTCCTGCGCGGTCAAACCAGCCGGACTGGTCGTCGCAGAGGCGTTTCTAAGATCGTTGTCAAACAGAACTTTGGCAAAATGCGCTCGTGCCATCAAGTTCTTCGGATTCAGGTCTTCCCATTGAGCCCCGGTAGTGTGATAGACGTGTCGCGGTGAATTTTCCGCTGTGTACCGCCTAATCTGATCAATTGTACTCACCAGGGTGCTCGCGGAGTTGCGTAGTGGCTCCATTCCGCGCTGAAACTCGTCCGACGATCCTGAATCGTCGCGCTCCTCCAGTATCGTGTCCAACGCAAGCATGCCGCCTCGGTCGTCGATCACCACCGGCTTGGCAACGAACAAATTGGCGTTCCGATCGTCCACAGTGGACGCAGAGAACGAATCGTCGCTGTAGGACACTTTAGCATCCTTAGATTCCACCAAATCGTAAGTCAAAGCATCCGCGTAATCATCCTGTTCTTTCAACGCTCCGCGCGAAATTATGCCGTCGGAATATTCCGAGCTGTACGTCGTGCCAGTTGTGCTTGTTAAAGTGTCGCGTCGCCGATCGCGCACCACGCTGTCGTCATGAATATACGTCTCGATGTCCGTGTAGCCCTTCCAACTGCGGATACACCACGGCGGCCGAGCAATTCCCAGCGGACACACGTTCTCATAATCGTGAATCGACGTCACGCAGCTCATCGTCTCGTCCCGCTGCTGCtgtaaaatcgaaaaataatgttaaaaatacaatattagaTGAGAAagtttcttcattattttttaataaaaataaaaagaaaaaattcgaAGGTAAAAATCTAACGTAATCCATTATAACACAtcgcaatataataaataaaaaataacataataataagcaaaaagtaataaattaatttaaagtaaagaaagaaaaacgagtgaaaactaataaatttaaacaacatTTGTAAATCTGCTGCTACAAGTCATCTGACACCTTCTCTATGTCGAAAATTCTGCCACTCTCTAGCGACGTTGGGGTTGTCAGCTTTCCTCTATTCTTGATAATGTCCAGCACATCGATCACTTTACCGCAAGTGTCCAACGAGAGTGAGTTGTTCCATTCACCGTGATCGAGATTGCCGAGCCGGTCCAGGTCGATGTTCAGTATGTCCGGTGCGTACCAATCCAATTGCGGCGTGATATCATGTTCGTAAATGCCGCGACGTTTCCGGGATGAATCAATATCGGCTAAGCCGGGATACGGGCAACTCAGTGGCGCACTGCCGACGAGCGCGTTGTCCAAATTGTCTTTCAGCAACACCTCATCCTTATGTTTACCAGCACCGACGCGACTGTGCGGCCTCTCACACTCGGTGGAGATGCGCACGCTGCTGCTCGCGTTTGATTTGTTCTCCAAGCTGTAGTTGCGATTGATAATACCTTCCTCAGTGCAATCAGACATTTGCGCGATATTCCTGAGCAGGGATTGCTTATCAGTGGCCATCTTTTCAATCCTCGGCGAGATGTCGATAGAGTGGTGCAGCGACGCAAGAGAGCCGCGATGGAATAGCTTGAATGATCTAGGAGTGTCAACTTTTGCCGAATGCTCATTAACATTCCGCGAGGCTCTCGCTGCCATTCTCGACGGATGATACTCGCCGTAGTATAGCAGCATGCTCATCAGACCAATAAACATACTGCTGCATATCAAACTCGCTATCGTGACCATCACAGTATCCGCGATCGTGCCTTGGAAACGCAGCGCGTACATGGTCAAAAAGATCAGATTCTGCACGATGAACACCGAGTAAAAAACAAACACGCGGTAACGCGACTTGCCCTCGCACAAGTTGAAGAAGTCAAAGCAGTATATCAGTCCGATGATGCAGTTGTAGATGCGCTCCTCCCACACGGTCGGGCAAAATTCAGTCTTCTGCAGAATCACCCAAATCGTCATGAATAACCAATGCAAACCTggagaacaatttttttttttttaattagaagaaGCAGTggtgcaatttttcaatttctttaatttcaagaCGTTTATTAGACACAAAAATTTAACggtttcttatttataataatattgctggAGCGTAGCTCACCTAGGAACAAAAAGAACCAAGCTTTCAAAAAAACAGCCGCCAACACCAAGACTCCGATTCTGGAAAGCAGCATACCACCGCGCCAAAAAGTCTGAAGAGCGAGTGCGATCCAGGTCGCGTTGTTGCGTTCGCGATTGATATTGTGCATTGCCCTCATATATGTACTCACAGCCCATGTCAGAGAACAAAAAGAAGCTACGGCGGAAAGACCtgcgcaaaaaaatttcatatatataaaaaaaatatcaattaatattttaataatattaaatctgtAGAGCGTGTCAGAAAAAcacacaatattatattgtaaataacataataaatttatcataattcaCAAAATTAGTCAAAAAATTAGTGTTGAAAGGAAATATGATTGTTCTAGGTGCGCCTTGTGTGCTACATACTTGCattaatcagaaaaattttattaatttatgatatatttacatttttaattgataaaactaatttgattaaattttaatctaatttgatCTAgtcgaattttatatttgttttgtctAACAATAAGCAATAATGGTACGTATCTTCAATATTGCAAGAGAAACTTTAAAAACGTATAAGCATTCCTTTgggaatatatataaatgtataaattattattattattattatcattattactaaatactgtcattaaattaagatgtaattaaatcaaaaagaATACGAGAAGATAAATAGAGCCGATGTACTATATTTTTTCGCGGCTATTGTTCGCAACGAACTGCTGCTTTCTTTTcgaatattctatttttgaaTACGCTTCGACATTTCGTTTCGCTTCGCGCTTCGTcgctttatatttaaaaccaAAGAGGACGCGAGTCCCTCGCCTCGTGAAGTATCGTTGCATCCTACGGATGCGCATTGTTCCAGTAAAACAGATAAACTTGTTGGTGATATTCCTTTCTTTCTGTTATCTACGGGAGCGGAAACTGACGAAGGATGTGAAATAACAGCGTTGCTTGTAGCATGTTTACGgatcttcatatttttttctccaagCACAGTGATACAGCAGTGTAACGTGTTGCAGTAGTATTCCTCAACGGTTCCTCACTGTAGCTTTGACTTTATGAGCAAATCACATGTAACGCGATAATTGTTGAAATATGACACAAACGTTACATAAAAAACTGAAGATCGACACATTAACACCGAGCGGCAGTGAAAGCTTAACGGTTTATCCACGATTATTGAAAGCCGGTTCTTATCACACCACGAAAaagctttttttattgatgCAGGTATGTATGTAGTGCATATGGTGttctaaaataatcatttttttcaatcgcgGCTTTCTCGACTAATTcttaaagtttttttcttttccttttatatattttcgattttctACGTTAAAcatcttaataattaataatctctgAATTGCAAGACTttcttatattgtattatagtatatagtttatatatatatatatatatatatatataaaattaatggagaaaaaatatatccgcgagttgcaaaaagaaaatattcgatCAATTGCAGAGACAAGTGACAGTGTTACAATCGGTCGCGGTATTAACAACGATCTGCATCGTGGCATTGTTAATGCTGGCGAATTTAGCGCAAACTTCGCATACGGAGACAAACATAGCGCCGGTCGCATCACCGAAATATGCGTCCGTCGTGTCTGAAATAATACCGCGGGCAATAATGCCGCGGGCAATAATGCCGCGAGATCAGATGGAAGATGTTAGGAGAGAATTGGACAGCAGAAGGCAGCAAGTGATGCACGTATGCGAGACAATCGGCGAGAAGACATCGTACTTGAACGCCGCGCTAACAAATATGATTATCAGCACGTAAGctaaaaatgctaaaaagtttattttttactcgttaaaatcatttgtaaaaaaattttttactagctattttctcttaataattaagtaaaatttctatcttaatcgtcaaataaaatttccatctctcaaaaactaataaatatcCGAAGGGAGTACAACGTATCGTGGTGTCCCATATACAAGGCGGCGAGTTCCACATGGATGAATTACTTTGCCGCACTAAAGGGTAGTCCGACAGACGATATTATGGATTTAGTGCGTCACAATCTTTTGCAAATTAGCGATATCGTAAGACAGAAATTTCCTCACGATGCGGATTTTAACAAAACCTATGAGGTgagaattgttttattaactCTTCATAAAACTGCAACTCATTAATCAATTATACgtcatacaaaatataataaaagtgttaaaatataaattaatttttaatctttttgtttcttaaGTTTCTATAAAGAGTTAAACAAGCAAAGCAAACGCATACTTAAATAACGAAgctataaattttcagaaaataagcAGAACGAAGAAGTTCCTAATTGTACGACATCCGCTGGAGCGTTTGTTGTCCGCGTACAGAGACAAGTTGGAGCACATACAGGACcgcgaatattattacaaacgcTTTGGCCGACGAATCGCACTCATGTATCGCAAACCCGGCAATGTGATGACGAAATTAGAACCGTCGTTTACAGAGTTTCTGCGATTTATCGTCAATGAAAAATACTTCGACGAACATTGGGCGCCGTATTATCGCACTTGCGATCCATGCATGCTTCGTTACGACTACATCTTAAAGTTTGAAACGTTAGACAGAGATCAGAATTTTTTCATACAAGATACAAATCTAAATGAACATCTGTATGACAGAAACTACCCACAGAACACCAATCCTCATGGCGCAACCACCAGGGAAACACTGAACaagtatattaaagaaataccGCAATTGCTTCTTGAtgagatttataaaatctatgaatacgattataaattatttaactattccTTTACCTAATGTTATCTGTTtcagttatatatattgtatataggcagcttataattatgtaaataaatctgaaatattataaatctataaataattgtgtttCAAATGTGAAAGATAACaacattctattttaaatttttggaaaaaattttccaaaaatatatgtaaacatATAGATAAGCATATAGTTTTTAATAACgtgcttaatatttttaataatcttttaacaaTCTGTCCTaagatagataaaataagataatgtttaaaagcattaaaataatgaaacactTACTCGTCCAAAGTGGAGCATGATGTAACATCGCGATAACATACAGTTGCAATATCAACTGTGGAGCAGCTCCCATAAAGGATTGGAACAAATGTAACATACATATGTCGCTTTCTTGCCGGTACACCCAATTTCTGTCTCTGCTAAAGCTCGGCTTATTTCTTAAAGAACACATTGCAGCATAAAACAAGGTCAAGTACCTGGAAAAAAGTTaacattaacaaataattcattatatcatctttattataatataattatatgcattGCATATTTACTTACAAGACTACTGGCAAATTTAACTCTAAATAgattgtgcaaaaataaatattaaatacctGTGCAAAAAGCCGAGAAGTAAGAAATGTGATAACCAATGAACAGTCTGCAAGGAACCATCACTACGATGCCATCTCAAACTAAATAGTTGAGTAACACAAGCGGGTAAGATGATGAAAACCATTGTAAAGCATCCCCATGATGAGTGGCCTTGCAAAAGGTATTCCACACATACAATGCTGTCTGTGTGTacgaaaaatatcttacaaaatgttcaatttacaaaaataaaagcttttcCCAGTAATACAAACATCTATAACTGCATGCTTTGAACAAACTTCATTACCATATACATAACAATATGTCAAACATTTAGGACAAAACAAAATGATACATATCATCGGCActggtaaaaaatattgtaactgCATTTctagttataattatttaccaaTGCTATTCTGGCTGAGTTCCACTTGGTGATCGCAACGCTCGCGAACattatctatctttctttaactttcgatgaaaaacaaagataaaataattccacaAGCGTTGCGATCGCCAAGTGGAACGTACCTTCTAtcatttttcttacaatatataaaaaaatattacataaaacaaTCATCTCTATTGGTCCTATatctattcaatattataagaaatatatataattttattatcacacacacacacacatacacacaaaataacatttttaaaaaagaattaataattctcttgaaaatttatagttttgcaattacaatattttttattagtgacATCAATATAAACAATTGTCTCAACTGAAGTGTACAGAGTGTGCTAAAATTGGCGACTTTAATTTTACCGTCAAACTTTATCAATTGCAATCAATTCCTTTTTAGATTTGTTAtccatttaataaatgtttgctGATGAAAAGATTGCTTCCATCTCATCCGTATTTCGAGAAttgttaacattataaaatatacctgTTAAAGAATCATTTTCGAGATTGAAGTCGCAAATCATGAGACACCCAGTACGCGCATATTATGTGTGATATATTCTTTGTTCACCTGTTGCTAGGTCCACGAAAAAGAAACTGACTGAAAATGCATAGTGCAGTAAATCAATGGCGCGAAATTGATAGCACTCGGTCTGCCGGCATGACGTCGCCGTTGCATGTGACTCGTCCGCCTTCTCTGCCGAATCATCACCGCGTGAAATGTTGACGCGCTTCGCCGGATTTAACTCCGTCGTCGCCATCTTCCCGCATCCTCGCCCGGCGACGCCGGCCCGCTCGCACTGGCACTTAAATTTGTGGTTAGAAGTTGCAGCATTCAGGCTTGCTAACTTGACAACTCATctcaactttattttttatggtaGATTCACATTGCATTCGATCTTCAATTGAATGGATTTAAATCAATCTGAAAACGATTAAACGCAATTTATTGTAAACTCatgattgaaatatttttcttttattaggATGACTATTTCAAGCgtcgattaactttaatcAATGGTCAAAATTTGTCAACAGAATTGCTAACaggaagaataaaatattgtcatcaaagaagaaaaaaattttaaacttttctttGACGACGATATTTCATTCATGCTGGCAATTTTGTCGAAAGGTTAACCATTGATTACAGTTAATCAACACTGGAAATAGTCactcttatttattaaaatattaaatgattaacaAATTGTTGAAAGATAAATCTTATGTATTTGTTCCTCAATTTACTTTTTCAGTTACAAAACTTCAATTGAAcacaatataacaataaaacaatatactcACATGTCGAGCGTACGTAGCATAGCAGTATCCTTCGTTCAAGTTGACAGACCTGTTTGACAGGAATGTAGCGTGAACCAAGGAGCCCGGAGTATTCGGCACCCCGACGACGTTGCGCCCGCAGAGTGCGATTTGATCTGAAGACTCGAGAACCCTGGTGTGCGAGGGCCTAAAGGGCCGCAAGGCCTCGTGAATACATAAATCCACGAGGCC
The window above is part of the Linepithema humile isolate Giens D197 chromosome 8, Lhum_UNIL_v1.0, whole genome shotgun sequence genome. Proteins encoded here:
- the LOC137001786 gene encoding uncharacterized protein isoform X4; the encoded protein is MVFIILPACVTQLFSLRWHRSDGSLQTVHWLSHFLLLGFLHRYLTLFYAAMCSLRNKPSFSRDRNWVYRQESDICMLHLFQSFMGAAPQLILQLYVIAMLHHAPLWTSLSAVASFCSLTWAVSTYMRAMHNINRERNNATWIALALQTFWRGGMLLSRIGVLVLAAVFLKAWFFLFLGLHWLFMTIWVILQKTEFCPTVWEERIYNCIIGLIYCFDFFNLCEGKSRYRVFVFYSVFIVQNLIFLTMYALRFQGTIADTVMVTIASLICSSMFIGLMSMLLYYGEYHPSRMAARASRNVNEHSAKVDTPRSFKLFHRGSLASLHHSIDISPRIEKMATDKQSLLRNIAQMSDCTEEGIINRNYSLENKSNASSSVRISTECERPHSRVGAGKHKDEVLLKDNLDNALVGSAPLSCPYPGLADIDSSRKRRGIYEHDITPQLDWYAPDILNIDLDRLGNLDHGEWNNSLSLDTCGKVIDVLDIIKNRGKLTTPTSLESGRIFDIEKQQRDETMSCVTSIHDYENVCPLGIARPPWCIRSWKGYTDIETYIHDDSVVRDRRRDTLTSTTGTTYSSEYSDGIISRGALKEQDDYADALTYDLVESKDAKVSYSDDSFSASTVDDRNANLFVAKPVVIDDRGGMLALDTILEERDDSGSSDEFQRGMEPLRNSASTLVSTIDQIRRYTAENSPRHVYHTTGAQWEDLNPKNLMARAHFAKVLFDNDLRNASATTSPAGLTAQDAEKREIDAIREVVRCCAIESIKKTPLIEAILSDSPILGSRASKLARQITFADRKDDFDVNESDLYVEMSPLVSVENGENSSQTKLVDAKAVETEITKRSNPPAISKKSPDKENLAPILPSNNRRISNMRYDNSDNNDRRAWTIERDDKYDRSMCNVRFNLKEKRHLFLEQVLSPVPKLWNKRISFHPNTKNL
- the LOC137001786 gene encoding uncharacterized protein isoform X5 gives rise to the protein MCSLRNKPSFSRDRNWVYRQESDICMLHLFQSFMGAAPQLILQLYVIAMLHHAPLWTSLSAVASFCSLTWAVSTYMRAMHNINRERNNATWIALALQTFWRGGMLLSRIGVLVLAAVFLKAWFFLFLGLHWLFMTIWVILQKTEFCPTVWEERIYNCIIGLIYCFDFFNLCEGKSRYRVFVFYSVFIVQNLIFLTMYALRFQGTIADTVMVTIASLICSSMFIGLMSMLLYYGEYHPSRMAARASRNVNEHSAKVDTPRSFKLFHRGSLASLHHSIDISPRIEKMATDKQSLLRNIAQMSDCTEEGIINRNYSLENKSNASSSVRISTECERPHSRVGAGKHKDEVLLKDNLDNALVGSAPLSCPYPGLADIDSSRKRRGIYEHDITPQLDWYAPDILNIDLDRLGNLDHGEWNNSLSLDTCGKVIDVLDIIKNRGKLTTPTSLESGRIFDIEKQQRDETMSCVTSIHDYENVCPLGIARPPWCIRSWKGYTDIETYIHDDSVVRDRRRDTLTSTTGTTYSSEYSDGIISRGALKEQDDYADALTYDLVESKDAKVSYSDDSFSASTVDDRNANLFVAKPVVIDDRGGMLALDTILEERDDSGSSDEFQRGMEPLRNSASTLVSTIDQIRRYTAENSPRHVYHTTGAQWEDLNPKNLMARAHFAKVLFDNDLRNASATTSPAGLTAQDAEKREIDAIREVVRCCAIESIKKTPLIEAILSDSPILGSRASKLARQITFADRKDDFDVNESDLYVEMSPLVSVENGENSSQTKLVDAKAVETEITKRSNPPAISKKSPDKENLAPILPSNNRRISNMRYDNSDNNDRRAWTIERDDKYDRSMCNVRFNLKEKRHLFLEQVLSPVPKLWNKRISFHPNTKNL